The genomic DNA TCCGACGCATCCTCGACCGTCTGGTCGAGAAGGGAAAGGTGGTCTCGAAGGTCGCCTACTGCGACTGGAGCCGATTCCGCAAACAGACCAGCACTCTCCACGAGTCGGGAGTGGCGCTGGTCGAGATCCCGCACCGCGCGATGACGGGGAAGAACTCCGCCGACATCCGCCTGGTGGTCGACGCCATGGAGATGTGCCACACCAAGGATCACGTCGACACCTTCGTGATCGTGTCCGGCGACAGCGACTTCTCGCCGCTGGTGAGCCAGCTCAAGGCGAACGGGAAGACGGTGATCGGAGTGGGCATGCGCGAGTCGACCAGCGAGCTGCTCGCCGAGAACTGTGACGAGTTCCTGTTCTACGAGGACCTCGTCGAGACACCGAAGACGACGGCGCGGGCCGGAATCCCCGACGACAAGAAGGACGCCTGGGCGCTCTTGTTCGAGACCGTCCGCGCGCTCCAGAGGGAGGGTCACGATCGCCCCCAGGCCTCGCTGGTGAAGGACACCATGCGCCGCAAGCGCCCCTCGTTCAGCGAGACGGCGCTGGGGTACGACGCCTTCTCCGACCTGCTCGAAGACGTGCGCGACGCCGGATTCCTGGAACTCGAGGAGGACCCACGGAGTGGAACCTGGGTGGTGACCCGGATCAAACGCCGGCGCAACCGCCGGTCGAGGTCCTGACCCGCCCCGTAGCACCGCCCCGAAGAGTTCACCCCCCGGACGCGAGTTGCGATGTCGAAGCGAATCCCGACCCTGTTCCTGGTGCTTTCGGTCGTCACCGCGATCGGCTGCACCCGGGCAGAGGCCACCGAGTCCGACGAGACCCCGACCGACACGCCCCGATGGGAGGCCGCCGCCATGAGCGACTACCAGAAGCCGAGCGACGAGGAACTCCGTGAGACGCTGGACGACCTGCAGTACCGGGTCACGCAGGAGAGCGGGACCGAGGTCGCCTTCACCGGTGAGTACTGGAACACCAAGGACCACGGAATCTACGTCGACGTGGTGAGTGGCGAACCCCTGTTCAGCTCGCTCGACAAGTACGAATCGGGCAGCGGCTGGCCGAGCTTCGTGCGGCCGCTCGACGCGGATCACGTGGTCGAACACGACGACCACGCCTTCGGCATGATGCGGACCGAGGTCCGCAGCCGTCACGCGGATTCACACCTGGGCCACGTGTTCGGGGACGGCCCCGAGCCCACCGGCCAGCGCTACTGCATCAATTCGGCGGCCCTGCGCTTCGTCCCCGTCGGGTCGATGGAGAAGCAGGGCTACGGCGACTACCTGAAGCCCTTCGTCGACGCCGGTGTGTTTCCCGCCGGTGCCCCGAACGTGGCCGACACCGAGGCCCTGACCCAGGACGTCGCACTGCTGGCCGGCGGCTGTTTCTGGGGCGTCGAGCACCTGCTCCGTGAGCTCGACGGTGTGATCGAGACGCGGGTCGGGTACACCGGCGGTACGAAGAAGAACCCCTCCTACCGCGACGTGGTCACCGGTGCGACCGGGCACGCCGAGGCGGTCCGGATCGTCTTCGATCCCTCGAAGATCGGATACGAGGAGATCCTGGAGTACTTCTTCCGCCTGCACGACCCCACCACCCTGAACCAGCAGGGCAACGACCGGGGCACCCAGTACCGGTCGGCGATCTTCGTCCGCGACGACGAACAGCGCCGCATCGCCGAGCGCGTGCGCGACGAGGTCGACGCGTCGGGTGCCTGGAAGAACCCCGTCGTGACCACGATCGAGGACGCGGGCGCCTGGTACGACGCGGAGGACTACCATCAGGACTACCTGGTGAAGAATCCGGGCGGGTACAACTGCCACTACCTGCGGCCCCCCATCGAGTCGACGGCCGGCAGCGAGTAGTCCGGGAGCTCCGATCGAGTCCTCTCGAGAGCCGGATCCCGGGGCGGGGTCCGGCTCCCGGCGTGTCCGGGGACCGCCCGGCGGGCCGATTCGGGGTTGCATCGGGGCTCGTTCCGGGGTTGATTTGGCAGGTTGTCTCGACACCGAATCCGCGAACTGCGCCCGCCCGTTCCCCACGAACGCGTCGCGGGCGTCCGGACCCGCCGGAGGTGCGCCGTGTCCCGCCTGATCGCCCCCGTCCTCGTCCTCGCCGCGCTCGTCGCGCTGGCGCCCCCCGCGGCGGCCTACCCCGACGGCGAGCGGGTCACCTTCACACCGAGCATCGGCTACATGCTGCTGTCGGAGCGCTCGAACGTGGATCCGGGTGTCTTCCTGGGCGGGAGCGTGGGCTTCATGTTCAACCGGAACTGGGGGATCGAGGGCACCCTCGGCTACGTGCCCGGGACTTCGCTGCGCGAGTTCTCACCCGAACCCGATCTGCCCGAGGGCAAGGATGTCGACGTCCGCTACCTGAGCGTCGACCTGCGATACCAGGTCTGGCACGACCGCAACGTGACACCCTACGCCATGGCCGGCTGGCAGGAGCTGCGCTTCGAACCCGACGACGTCCGCGGCCTGCAGGAGGAATACGAGGGCTTCCAGGCCGGCCTGGGCGCCATGCTCGAGCTCAGCGACGGCGACTACCATCGGGTGCAGGCCCGGCTGGAGGGGCGCTACCTGTACAACGATTTCGACGAACCCTTCGTCGACTCGTCGCAGACCGGCCACAGCTTCCTGGTGACCGGCTCGGTCCAGGTCGAGATCGGTGACAACTGGCACCGCGACACCGACGGTGACGGAATCATCGACCGCTTCGACAACTGTCCCGACACCGGCGAGCGCGTGGTCGTCGACGCGCAGGGCTGTCCGATCGACAGCGATCAGGACGGCGTGTTCGACGGGATCGACATCGCTCCCGACACGCCCCTCGGCGCCGAGGTCGACTCGCTCGGCACGCCGATCGACAGCGACGAGGACGGCGTCTACGACGGCATCGACCAGTGCGTGACCCCGCCGGGCGCGGTCGTCGACGAGCGCGGCTGCGGCATCGACTCCGACGGCGACACCGTCTTCGACGGCATCGACCAGTGCCCCGGCACCCCCTCGGGCGTGCCCGTCGATCGCGACACCGGCTGCCCGCGCGTCACCTCGGACGACGAGCGGGAGTTCTACGAGACCGGCCTGTACGTGCTGAGCGAGATCGAGTTCGAGAGCGGCAGTGCCGAGATGCAGGCCGGAGGAACCGCCCTGCTCCGCCCGGTCGCCCAGTGGATGCGCAAGTGGCCGAACCTGAAGATCGAGGTCGGCGGCCACACCGACGACCGTGGTTCGCTCGAGGTGAACCAGCAGCTGTCGCAGGAACGCGCGCAGACGGTGGTCGACTACATGGTCGACAACTTCGACTGGATCTCGAGCGAGCAGATGGTGGCCGTGGGCTACGGCGAGGAGAAGCCGATCGCCGACAACGCCACCGAAGAAGGCCGCACGCAGAACCGCCGGGTCGAGTTCCAGATCCTCGAGGGCCGACCGGAGCTGCCGGAAGAATAGCCCGGAGACCGATCCGGGTGCTCGAGAAGGCCGCCCCGCCGAAGTGGGGCGGCCTTCGTCCATCCGGATCAGTGCTCGTGGCCGCCGTGCCCGTCGTCGGATCCATCGGCCCCGTCGCCGCCGATCTCTTCGCGAAGACGGTCCCGCGTCGACGTGGCCCACGTCACCAGCCGCTCCCGCTCCGCTTCGGTCATCTGCGCCTCGGGATGCAACGGCAGGTACACCGGCAGTGGCATCTCTCCCGACTCGACCACCTCGGCGATCTCGTCGAGGCAGTCCTGCGCCTCGTAGGCCGTCATCTCGCCCCAGCGGTCGAAGTCCACGTACTCGCGGCCGTGGGTGGCGTGGTGGGCGACGAGCCACGAGGCCGGGGCCACGTTGCTGTACCACGGCCACTCGGTGCCGTGCGTGTGGCAGTCGCCGCAGGAACGCTCGATCAACGAGAGGACGTCGTCGGGGACCTGCAGATTCGCCCGGAGCGTCTGCGAGGGGTCGACGGGTGGATTCGGACGATCGGGGCGGTAGAACTGGGCTCCGACGAACACGACGGCCAGACCGATCAGGGTCCGCTTCAGGACGGGCTTCATACCGACTCCGGACTGGAACAGGGGTGTTCCCGGGCCGAACCTCGGACCGGTCCGGAAACGATTACACCCCCGACAGGTGCGCCGCCACTCGGCGCCGATGCCCGTGATCACGATGTTCGTAGACGAAGACACCCTGCCAGGTCCCGAGCGCGGGTCGGCCGTCGAGCACGGGGATCGACAGCGAGATCGGTGTCAACGCCGTCCGCACGTGGGCGGGCATGTCGTCGGGACCTTCGGCCGTGTGGCGGAACAGTGGGTCGCCCGGTGGAACGGCCCGGCGCATCCACCGCTCCAGGTCGCGCAGGACCTCGGGGTCGGCATTCTCCATGATCAGGAGCGACGCCGAGGTGTGCCGGCCGTGGAGGGTCAACAGGCCTTCGTCGATTCCGCACGAATGCACCCAGTCGACCACGTCGTGGGTGAACTCGTGGGCACCGGGACCGCTGGTCCGGACGGTGAACTCGTGAGTGTACTGCTTCATGACCCCGATCCCTCCCGGCGCCGCACCCAGCGCTCGAAGACCCAGCCCTGATCGTCGACCGGGCTCGCGTGGACACGCTCCATGGTGTGGCGCAGCGTCGTGTCGTCGGGCAGGTCGCCCGCGATCAGATCCTCGTCGAGTCGATCACCCGTCCACCGCGACAGCAGCAACTCGTCGACAGCCCCCTCGGGCTCGTACAGAGGCGACGCCGTGCTCGGGCCGGCCTCGATCGAAATGCTCGCGCACTCCCGTTCGCGGCGGAGCCAGTCCAGAGCGCGCTCCAACGAGGGAGTTTCGTCGCCGCACACCGTGATCCAGCGGAAGGACGTCAACCGCTTCCGCACGAAGTCCACCCGGTCGTCGGGAACGTAGAGGACCACGCGTGCCGGGCCCTTCAGCGCGGGATGGTCGAAGTCCAGCGCACCGTGCGTGAGGATCAACACGATGGGCGGGCCGAGTTCGTGGACGTCCACCCGCCAGCGCATGAGCGCGCCGGCGCCCGGGCCCCGCAGGTCGAAGCGCAGCGTGGGCTCGGCGCGCAGGATCGCGCCGGTGGTGACGATCGCGTCGGCACGGGCGCGGCCCAGGCCGAGCACGAAGCGATCGGTGTCGCTGCGTGGACCGCGCGGATCGATGCGCAGCACGTGGCGGTGGCGGTCGTCGGGAGACCACACCGCCGCCACGTGGCTCAGAGCGGGACGTTCGCGGAGCGGGGCGCCGAACAGCGCCAGCGCCGCCCGCTCCACGTCGTCGCCGCGGACCAGCAGGTCGGGGTCGAAGCGCACGCCTAGCGGGCCTCTCCCGGCTTGGTCCAGCGATCGATCCACCCGATGACTTCCTCGTGCCACATGAGGGAGTTCTCCGGCTGCAGAACCCAGTGGTTCTCGTCGGGGAAGTACAGCAGGCGGCTCGGGATGCCCCGCCGCTGCAGTGCGGTGAAGGTCTGCAGCCCCTCGCCGATCGGTACGCGGTAGTCGAGCTCCCCGTGGACCACCAGCATGGGCGTCTGCCACTTCTCGACGTGGTTCGACGGGCTCCAGCGCTCGTAGGCGCGACTGTTCCAGGGCTGGCCGCCGAACTCGCGCTCGGGGAACCACAGTTCCTCGGTCGAGTAGTACATCGACTCCAGGTCGAACAGACCGTCGTGGTTCACCAGGCAGGTGAACCGCTCGGGCCAGTTGCCGGCGATCCAGTTGATCATGTAGCCGCCGTAGCTCGCGCCCAGCGCGGCGACGCGTTCGTCGTCCATCCACGGGTAGCGCTCCAGCGCGGCGGCCAGGCCCTTCTGCAGGTCCTCGAGCGGCCAGCCGCCCCAGTTGTCCTGGATGCTGTCGGTGAAGTCCTGCCCGTAGCCGGTCGAGCCGTGGAAGTCGACCATCACCGAAGCGTAGCCCGCCCCCGCGTAGGTCTGCGGGTTCCAGCGGTAGTGGAAGCCCTGCCCGAAGCTGCCCTGCGGTCCGCCGTGGATGAGGAAGGCCACCGGGTAGGTGCGGTCGGGATCGAAGTTCGCCGGCTCGACGATCCACGCGTAGACCTCGTCGCCGTTGGCCCCGGTGAAGGTGAACTGTTCGGGCTCGCCCATGGCGACCTTCGCGAGGCGCTCGGTGTTGAAGTCCGTGAGCTGCTTCCGGTCGCCGCCGTCCTCGTCGATCGAGAAGATCTGCACGGGGCTGCGGAAGTTGTCCTCGGCGAAGTAGATGCGCCCGTCGCGGTGCTCCTCGCTCTTCACCGAGCCGCCGTCGACCAGGATCTCGGACTCGCCGGTGCGGGCGTCGATGCGGAACAGCGCCCGGCGCCCGAGGTGGTTCGCGTGCGACAGGAACGCACGGCCCTCCTCGGTCCAGCCCAGCGAGTAGGCCGATCGGTCCCAGTCCTCGCTCACCCAGTGGCGCGGACCGACCTTCGGCTGGTTGCCCGTCGACTCCCAGTTCCTGGTGACGATGCGGTAGCGGTCGGCCTCGTAGTTCGGAACGCGCATCGACAGGAAGGCCAGCGCCGATCCGTCGGGCGAGAAGACCGGCGTGGTGTCCCAGGCCTCGTTGTCGGTGGTCAGGTTCTGCGGACGCGGGTCGAGGATCAGCGAGTGGTACAGGTCGAAGTTCGTACTCCAGGGCTCCTGGGCGCCGGCGTTGCGCGCCGTGAACACGATCCCGGTGCCGTCGGGCGTGAAGGTGTACTCACTCGCACCGCCGAAGGGCTTGCTCGGTGAGTCGGCGTCCATGTCCGGCATGACGTCGATCGGCTCGTCGATCGTGCCGTCGTCGAGCACGCGGGCCACGAACAGATGTCGGCGGCGGCCGTCCTTCCAGGTGTCCCAGTGGCGAACGAAGAGCTGGTCGTAGACCATGCCGCTGCGGTCGTCGTCCTCCCGCTCCTCGAGGCGCTCGGTCGTGCACTCGAGGTCGGGGCAGTCGACGAAGACCTCCATGGAGAAGGCCACCTGGCGTCCGTCGGGCGAGAGCTTCAGGTCGCCCACGCCGAGCGGCAGGTCGCTCACCGGCTGGGCCTCGCCCCCGTCGATGCGGATCCGCCAGATCTGGCTGCTGCCGGAGCGGCTCGACAGGAAGTAGATCCACTGCGAGTCGGGCGCCCACACGGGATTCCAGTCACCGGCGGGGTCGGCGGTGAGCCGGCGCAGGTCCTCGCCGTCGTTCTCCATGAGGTACAGATCGGTACGGCCACGGTTGGCCTCGCGATCGGTGTGGCGCACCACGAAGGCCACGTGCTCGCCGTCCGGGGACACGGTCGTCGACGAGATCCGGTCCATCATCACCAGATGCTCGGCGGAGAAGGGCTCGACACCGGACTCCTGCGCCCGGACGGGCAGCACGGCGGCGGCGAGCAGGACGATCGACAGGCAGAGGTTCTTCATCGGCATCACCACGATCGGAGGGCTCGGGGAACGGGCGCGGACCGGGGAGTATAGGCCGCGATCGGCGCCGGGAAAAGCTACGGGAATTCAGCGCTCGGAGCGCTCGAGATCGCGCACCAGGACCTTCTGCGCGGCGTCGACCAGCATGGCCACGCTCCGGGCCTCCACTTCCTGACCGCTCTCCCGCGCCACCAGGCATCCCTCGCGGTCGAACACGAACACGGTCACGTGTTCCTCGCGGGGCTCGAAGTGCTCCTCGAACACGCCGTCCCAGTCGAGCACGGCCCAGCGCTCGGGCTCCTCGGGGAACGAACCCCGGATGCGGCCCTTCACGAAGAAGGGCGCGCCCTTGGTGTGGGCCCAGCCGCGGATCTGCACCAGATCGCCCTCCACCTGACCGCGCAGGGCGGCCGTGAGCATGTCCCGCCAGTCGTCGGACCACTCGCGGGCGTCGCGGTCGGCCCAGATCAGCACGCTGACCGTGCCCAGCACGTCGTCCTGCGTGCGCTCGTCCTCGAACTGGTCCTCGAGTTCGAATTCGGGCAGACGTTCCTCGCAGGGCAACTCGACGGC from Candidatus Krumholzibacteriia bacterium includes the following:
- a CDS encoding S9 family peptidase; translation: MKNLCLSIVLLAAAVLPVRAQESGVEPFSAEHLVMMDRISSTTVSPDGEHVAFVVRHTDREANRGRTDLYLMENDGEDLRRLTADPAGDWNPVWAPDSQWIYFLSSRSGSSQIWRIRIDGGEAQPVSDLPLGVGDLKLSPDGRQVAFSMEVFVDCPDLECTTERLEEREDDDRSGMVYDQLFVRHWDTWKDGRRRHLFVARVLDDGTIDEPIDVMPDMDADSPSKPFGGASEYTFTPDGTGIVFTARNAGAQEPWSTNFDLYHSLILDPRPQNLTTDNEAWDTTPVFSPDGSALAFLSMRVPNYEADRYRIVTRNWESTGNQPKVGPRHWVSEDWDRSAYSLGWTEEGRAFLSHANHLGRRALFRIDARTGESEILVDGGSVKSEEHRDGRIYFAEDNFRSPVQIFSIDEDGGDRKQLTDFNTERLAKVAMGEPEQFTFTGANGDEVYAWIVEPANFDPDRTYPVAFLIHGGPQGSFGQGFHYRWNPQTYAGAGYASVMVDFHGSTGYGQDFTDSIQDNWGGWPLEDLQKGLAAALERYPWMDDERVAALGASYGGYMINWIAGNWPERFTCLVNHDGLFDLESMYYSTEELWFPEREFGGQPWNSRAYERWSPSNHVEKWQTPMLVVHGELDYRVPIGEGLQTFTALQRRGIPSRLLYFPDENHWVLQPENSLMWHEEVIGWIDRWTKPGEAR
- a CDS encoding secondary thiamine-phosphate synthase enzyme YjbQ, with the protein product MKQYTHEFTVRTSGPGAHEFTHDVVDWVHSCGIDEGLLTLHGRHTSASLLIMENADPEVLRDLERWMRRAVPPGDPLFRHTAEGPDDMPAHVRTALTPISLSIPVLDGRPALGTWQGVFVYEHRDHGHRRRVAAHLSGV
- a CDS encoding bifunctional methionine sulfoxide reductase B/A protein, which translates into the protein MSKRIPTLFLVLSVVTAIGCTRAEATESDETPTDTPRWEAAAMSDYQKPSDEELRETLDDLQYRVTQESGTEVAFTGEYWNTKDHGIYVDVVSGEPLFSSLDKYESGSGWPSFVRPLDADHVVEHDDHAFGMMRTEVRSRHADSHLGHVFGDGPEPTGQRYCINSAALRFVPVGSMEKQGYGDYLKPFVDAGVFPAGAPNVADTEALTQDVALLAGGCFWGVEHLLRELDGVIETRVGYTGGTKKNPSYRDVVTGATGHAEAVRIVFDPSKIGYEEILEYFFRLHDPTTLNQQGNDRGTQYRSAIFVRDDEQRRIAERVRDEVDASGAWKNPVVTTIEDAGAWYDAEDYHQDYLVKNPGGYNCHYLRPPIESTAGSE
- a CDS encoding NYN domain-containing protein, with translation MQNLAVFIDYENLALAQPQGRSKFEIRRILDRLVEKGKVVSKVAYCDWSRFRKQTSTLHESGVALVEIPHRAMTGKNSADIRLVVDAMEMCHTKDHVDTFVIVSGDSDFSPLVSQLKANGKTVIGVGMRESTSELLAENCDEFLFYEDLVETPKTTARAGIPDDKKDAWALLFETVRALQREGHDRPQASLVKDTMRRKRPSFSETALGYDAFSDLLEDVRDAGFLELEEDPRSGTWVVTRIKRRRNRRSRS
- a CDS encoding heme-binding domain-containing protein — protein: MKPVLKRTLIGLAVVFVGAQFYRPDRPNPPVDPSQTLRANLQVPDDVLSLIERSCGDCHTHGTEWPWYSNVAPASWLVAHHATHGREYVDFDRWGEMTAYEAQDCLDEIAEVVESGEMPLPVYLPLHPEAQMTEAERERLVTWATSTRDRLREEIGGDGADGSDDGHGGHEH
- a CDS encoding OmpA family protein, with translation MSRLIAPVLVLAALVALAPPAAAYPDGERVTFTPSIGYMLLSERSNVDPGVFLGGSVGFMFNRNWGIEGTLGYVPGTSLREFSPEPDLPEGKDVDVRYLSVDLRYQVWHDRNVTPYAMAGWQELRFEPDDVRGLQEEYEGFQAGLGAMLELSDGDYHRVQARLEGRYLYNDFDEPFVDSSQTGHSFLVTGSVQVEIGDNWHRDTDGDGIIDRFDNCPDTGERVVVDAQGCPIDSDQDGVFDGIDIAPDTPLGAEVDSLGTPIDSDEDGVYDGIDQCVTPPGAVVDERGCGIDSDGDTVFDGIDQCPGTPSGVPVDRDTGCPRVTSDDEREFYETGLYVLSEIEFESGSAEMQAGGTALLRPVAQWMRKWPNLKIEVGGHTDDRGSLEVNQQLSQERAQTVVDYMVDNFDWISSEQMVAVGYGEEKPIADNATEEGRTQNRRVEFQILEGRPELPEE